From a region of the Corallococcus coralloides DSM 2259 genome:
- a CDS encoding Dyp-type peroxidase yields the protein MLELDDIQSGVLRPRPTPYVATYILLRIDDRRAGRELMRRLLPVVPSAAHPERPAAECWVSVSLTYSGLVALGVPGDSLDSFAWEFRQGMAARARALGDEEESSPEHWESPLGTPDVHVVLTALSPDRARLDAALERAGGALRELGGVQALWRQDCHALSTEREPFGFRDGLSHPAVEGSGIPGSNPHEVPLKAGEFVLGYPDETGNLPPMPHPDVLGRNGTYIVFRKLHQRVAAFRQYLKQGASRPEDEELLAAKMMGRWRSGAPLALCPHHDDASLGADPRRNNDFHYADDPTGYKTPPGSHARRANPRDASVAGVVRLHRMIRRGTAYGSELPEGVLEDDGADRGLMFAFIGSHLGRQFEFVQSEWINGGEFLGLGEAKDPLVGAHDGTGEFAYPRRPIPRCLKGLSRFVVTRGGEYGFMPGLRALRWLADLRT from the coding sequence ATGCTCGAACTGGACGACATCCAGAGCGGAGTGCTTCGGCCCCGGCCCACGCCGTATGTCGCGACCTACATCCTCCTCCGCATCGACGACCGGAGGGCAGGGCGGGAGCTGATGCGCCGGCTTCTCCCGGTGGTGCCCTCGGCCGCGCATCCGGAGCGTCCGGCCGCTGAATGCTGGGTCAGCGTCTCGCTCACGTATTCCGGGCTCGTGGCGCTGGGCGTGCCGGGGGACTCCCTGGACAGCTTCGCGTGGGAGTTCCGGCAGGGGATGGCGGCCCGGGCGAGGGCGCTGGGGGACGAAGAGGAGAGCAGCCCCGAGCATTGGGAATCACCGCTGGGAACCCCGGACGTCCATGTCGTGCTGACGGCGCTCTCTCCGGACCGGGCCCGGCTGGATGCCGCGCTGGAGCGCGCGGGCGGGGCCCTGCGGGAGCTGGGCGGCGTCCAGGCCCTCTGGCGTCAGGATTGCCACGCGCTCAGCACGGAGCGGGAGCCGTTCGGGTTCAGGGATGGCCTCAGCCACCCGGCCGTCGAGGGGAGCGGCATCCCCGGGAGCAACCCCCATGAGGTGCCGCTCAAGGCAGGGGAGTTCGTCCTGGGCTACCCCGACGAGACAGGCAACCTGCCACCCATGCCCCATCCCGACGTCCTGGGCCGCAATGGGACGTACATCGTCTTCCGCAAGCTCCATCAGCGGGTGGCCGCGTTCCGGCAGTACCTGAAGCAGGGCGCGAGCCGGCCCGAGGACGAGGAGCTGCTGGCGGCGAAGATGATGGGGCGGTGGCGCAGCGGCGCGCCCCTGGCGCTGTGCCCGCACCATGACGACGCCTCCCTGGGCGCCGACCCCCGGCGCAACAATGACTTCCACTACGCGGATGATCCGACCGGCTACAAGACACCTCCCGGGTCGCACGCCCGGCGCGCGAATCCCCGTGATGCGTCCGTCGCGGGAGTGGTGCGGCTCCACCGGATGATCCGGCGCGGAACCGCCTACGGGTCCGAGCTCCCCGAAGGCGTCCTCGAGGATGACGGCGCCGACCGGGGGTTGATGTTCGCCTTCATCGGCTCGCACCTCGGACGGCAGTTCGAGTTCGTGCAATCCGAGTGGATCAACGGCGGTGAGTTCCTGGGGTTGGGGGAGGCGAAGGATCCGCTCGTGGGCGCCCACGACGGGACCGGGGAGTTCGCCTATCCCAGGCGGCCCATCCCCCGGTGTCTCAAGGGCCTGTCGCGGTTCGTGGTCACCCGCGGAGGCGAGTACGGCTTCATGCCCGGCCTGCGCGCCCTGCGGTGGCTGGCGGACCTGCGGACCTGA
- a CDS encoding M91 family zinc metallopeptidase encodes MKLRSSSFSKPSSSFGSSSTSRPRSGSVPAKPETAKPKPVATPAELQAGKNNLKPTDYGVVDPKLQGIRTRRDSGQSGAQFADFTQDVRNSTNRLTSKPVGNQMLNDINGRTQAVNPGATGTLRQPLTSMDIYSGRNSAMPNSHVPRNDGTLSSTRPAYRFDGQPGAGTASDIKYNENGGGQRFNSLGHESVHAWRASNGLQVSPLAASKHSNADVFKQHPAHSDNMKATVDNRLRLSEEFETIGLRPTPHTKNNWAPSENAIRAEHGLPSRQDYSGLKPDGKNSNDQAFKNYDEGTDARNFFQKLSGQPSPFQKIVGDLEK; translated from the coding sequence ATGAAGCTGCGCTCCTCTTCGTTCTCCAAGCCCTCTTCGTCGTTCGGCTCCAGCTCCACCTCCCGCCCCCGCAGCGGCAGCGTGCCGGCGAAGCCCGAGACCGCGAAGCCGAAGCCGGTGGCGACGCCCGCGGAGCTGCAGGCGGGCAAGAACAACCTCAAGCCCACCGACTACGGCGTGGTGGACCCCAAGCTCCAGGGCATCCGGACCCGCCGTGACAGCGGCCAGTCCGGCGCGCAGTTCGCGGACTTCACGCAGGACGTGCGCAACTCCACCAACCGCCTCACGAGCAAGCCCGTGGGCAACCAGATGCTGAACGACATCAACGGCCGCACCCAGGCCGTGAACCCCGGCGCCACGGGGACGCTGCGCCAGCCGCTGACGTCGATGGACATCTACTCGGGCCGCAACTCGGCGATGCCCAACTCGCATGTGCCGCGCAACGACGGCACCCTGTCGTCCACCCGCCCGGCGTACCGCTTCGACGGGCAGCCCGGCGCCGGCACGGCCAGCGACATCAAGTACAACGAGAACGGCGGCGGCCAGCGCTTCAACAGCCTGGGCCACGAGTCGGTCCACGCCTGGCGCGCGTCCAACGGCCTCCAGGTGAGCCCCCTGGCCGCCAGCAAGCACAGCAACGCGGACGTCTTCAAGCAGCACCCGGCGCACTCGGACAACATGAAGGCCACCGTCGACAACCGCCTCCGCCTCTCGGAGGAGTTCGAGACCATCGGCCTGCGCCCCACGCCGCACACGAAGAACAACTGGGCCCCGTCCGAGAACGCCATCCGCGCCGAGCACGGCCTGCCCTCCCGCCAGGACTACTCGGGCCTGAAGCCCGACGGGAAGAACAGCAACGACCAGGCCTTCAAGAACTACGACGAGGGCACCGACGCCCGGAACTTCTTCCAGAAGCTGTCCGGCCAGCCCTCGCCCTTCCAGAAGATCGTCGGCGACCTGGAGAAGTGA